In the Alkaliphilus oremlandii OhILAs genome, one interval contains:
- a CDS encoding bifunctional folylpolyglutamate synthase/dihydrofolate synthase, with amino-acid sequence MNFIEAVQFIDRSYSYGTKLDLEHMKILLQILGNPQNQLKFIHIAGTNGKGSTSSFIHSMLKAEGYQVGLFTSPHLHCYTDRIRINGVNISKEDFARYTSMVEETIAPFYEQGFNHPALFDIVTLVAMMYFAKENVDYVVLEVGLGGLNDATNIISQSLASVITPIGIDHVDILGTDLKQIAYHKAGIIKSQGRVISTWQDPIVEEVLVETAAQQNASLCLLRKEQISIIHQDFKEQIFHLNTPYGILRDCKIRMIGDHQIFNGALAALTLIILREDQILSISNESIYQGLYENYWAGRLELLQDNPLILIDGAHNVQGSEVLASALTKYFNNKKITLIIGMLKDKDVDGVLNNLIPFAHKVIFTKPNNPKAMDPQELANRVNFFGKETYITQTIEESVVLALENASLDEITIFTGSLYLIGDARKIITEFIENRQEAS; translated from the coding sequence TTGAATTTTATTGAGGCGGTACAATTTATAGATAGGAGTTATTCCTATGGTACAAAGCTGGATTTAGAGCATATGAAAATACTGCTACAGATTCTAGGGAATCCACAGAACCAGTTAAAATTTATACATATTGCTGGTACCAATGGCAAAGGTTCCACTTCTTCATTTATTCACAGCATGCTGAAGGCCGAAGGATATCAGGTTGGTCTATTTACTTCGCCTCATCTTCACTGCTATACCGATCGAATTCGGATCAATGGTGTGAACATCTCTAAAGAGGATTTTGCACGCTATACATCCATGGTAGAAGAAACCATCGCTCCCTTTTACGAACAAGGCTTCAATCATCCTGCCTTATTTGATATCGTCACATTAGTAGCCATGATGTATTTTGCAAAAGAGAACGTGGATTATGTCGTATTGGAAGTGGGTCTTGGGGGACTCAACGATGCAACTAATATTATCTCCCAATCTCTGGCTTCCGTAATTACACCCATCGGTATCGATCACGTGGATATTTTAGGCACTGATTTAAAGCAAATTGCATACCATAAAGCGGGCATTATTAAATCCCAGGGAAGAGTAATTTCCACTTGGCAAGATCCAATTGTAGAAGAAGTCTTGGTGGAAACTGCCGCACAGCAGAATGCATCCCTTTGTCTTTTAAGAAAAGAGCAGATCTCTATAATTCATCAGGACTTTAAAGAGCAAATCTTCCATTTAAATACCCCCTACGGTATTTTAAGGGATTGTAAGATCAGAATGATTGGAGATCATCAAATTTTCAATGGTGCCTTGGCGGCCTTGACCTTAATTATCTTGCGAGAAGATCAGATATTGTCCATTTCCAATGAATCCATCTACCAAGGTCTTTACGAAAATTATTGGGCAGGAAGATTAGAGCTTCTTCAGGACAATCCTTTGATTCTAATTGACGGCGCCCATAATGTTCAGGGCTCCGAGGTTCTTGCTTCTGCCCTTACCAAGTATTTTAACAATAAAAAAATCACTTTAATCATCGGTATGCTCAAGGATAAAGATGTGGACGGCGTTTTAAATAACTTAATCCCTTTTGCTCATAAGGTGATCTTTACGAAGCCTAACAATCCAAAAGCTATGGACCCACAGGAGTTAGCAAATCGCGTGAACTTCTTTGGAAAGGAAACCTATATTACGCAAACCATCGAAGAGTCCGTAGTCTTAGCACTAGAAAATGCTTCTTTAGATGAAATTACCATCTTTACTGGCTCCCTGTATTTAATTGGAGATGCCAGAAAAATCATCACGGAGTTTATTGAAAATAGACAGGAAGCAAGCTAA
- a CDS encoding ABC transporter ATP-binding protein — protein MSLLRVNELKTYFQIENERIPAVDDVSFYIDEGEVVAIVGESGSGKSVTALSIMGLVRSPGKIEGGEILFHGENLLQYKEKKMRGVRGNKISMVYQEPMSSLNPMLSIGDQIAEVLIIHKRQSKAEAKKGAIKIMEAVGISDSERRYKDYPAQFSGGMRQRIIIAMAIVCNPELIIADEPTTALDVTVQAEILELLKRLIQETKMSLILITHDLGVVAEMADRVYVMYCGKIMEESDKGDLFKNPRNPYTQGLIQCIPRIDDRADTLYTIGGNVPYATDFPKGCRFSTRCPKVMEKCREELPPLIKVKDNHAVRCWLQEDGHCEDN, from the coding sequence ATGAGCCTATTACGAGTGAATGAATTAAAAACATATTTTCAAATAGAAAATGAAAGGATTCCAGCAGTAGATGATGTCAGCTTTTATATTGATGAAGGAGAGGTTGTAGCCATCGTAGGAGAATCGGGCAGCGGAAAAAGTGTAACGGCACTGTCTATTATGGGACTTGTGAGATCTCCGGGAAAAATAGAAGGTGGGGAAATTTTATTTCATGGTGAAAACCTTCTTCAATATAAGGAGAAAAAGATGCGAGGCGTCAGAGGAAATAAAATCAGTATGGTCTATCAAGAGCCTATGTCCTCTCTAAACCCCATGCTGTCCATTGGCGATCAGATCGCGGAAGTGTTGATTATACACAAGAGACAATCTAAGGCAGAGGCAAAAAAGGGTGCCATCAAGATCATGGAAGCCGTCGGCATATCGGATTCGGAGAGACGGTATAAAGATTATCCCGCTCAATTTAGTGGTGGAATGCGCCAAAGGATTATCATTGCTATGGCCATTGTGTGTAATCCAGAGCTGATTATTGCAGATGAACCGACCACAGCGCTGGATGTTACTGTTCAGGCAGAAATCTTGGAACTTTTAAAAAGACTGATTCAGGAAACCAAGATGTCCTTGATTTTAATCACCCACGATCTAGGGGTAGTAGCAGAAATGGCAGATCGAGTATATGTCATGTATTGCGGCAAGATTATGGAAGAAAGTGATAAGGGAGATTTGTTTAAAAACCCAAGGAATCCTTATACGCAAGGGCTCATCCAATGCATACCGAGAATTGATGACAGGGCAGATACCCTCTATACCATTGGGGGTAATGTGCCGTATGCTACAGACTTTCCAAAGGGTTGCAGGTTTTCTACAAGATGCCCAAAGGTGATGGAAAAATGCAGGGAGGAGTTACCCCCGCTCATAAAGGTAAAGGATAACCACGCCGTAAGGTGCTGGCTACAGGAGGATGGTCACTGTGAAGATAATTGA
- a CDS encoding ADP-ribosylglycohydrolase family protein encodes MYTNVLEEIYTFLVENVGLVDLNKNIPKINLIPLSNIDYNDKIRGALVSLAIGDAFGSLWEGQRGTEVEHINLYLKGEKNTAYMKGTWQTKATILFAESLIINQGFNPEDLANRFARQHIVNPDKEMEKFLEKYRELRFAWYQCATPSLATGAAIRGIPAALINYGDFHALNLIGIIQTAITNTDETAIAASILFSTAIAYLLSTPAYSLDHIEKINLFLETICRSIRGIETKVYPIGKNGEITNLYIAMNKTLRGWVENDLSIDEVRERWGNGSNILEVLPLAIYIFIKGSSDYEKTLKECLSIRENDTMVILTLALLGAYLGFNNIPKGYTNKLEVGKELSVLANRLFELSLKNKNNNPYRRMIYKEEIERSQDELDKLLWLGIKCNKEEKYEMSIHYFEELMVKSPDVKKNERIKSHIIEAYEGLGNNCLENEAYEEALRCFKKALIYDLNNHTILCSIAVAYLNMNQLQKAEKYARRAVEITPEYAVGRELLNGIQSLLK; translated from the coding sequence ATGTATACGAACGTATTAGAAGAAATCTATACTTTTTTAGTGGAAAATGTAGGTCTGGTCGATTTGAATAAGAATATCCCAAAGATCAATTTGATACCTTTATCCAATATAGATTATAACGATAAAATAAGAGGGGCTTTAGTAAGCCTAGCCATTGGAGATGCCTTTGGAAGTCTGTGGGAAGGCCAGCGGGGGACGGAGGTTGAACATATCAACCTATATCTAAAAGGAGAAAAAAATACAGCTTATATGAAAGGAACTTGGCAAACGAAGGCCACCATTCTCTTTGCAGAATCTTTAATCATCAATCAGGGCTTTAATCCAGAAGATTTGGCCAATCGATTTGCTCGTCAGCACATCGTGAATCCAGATAAAGAAATGGAAAAGTTCCTTGAAAAATATAGAGAACTTCGATTCGCTTGGTATCAGTGTGCGACGCCTTCTTTGGCGACTGGTGCTGCTATTCGAGGAATTCCTGCAGCTTTAATAAATTATGGAGATTTCCATGCTTTAAATCTCATAGGCATCATTCAGACTGCTATTACCAACACCGATGAAACTGCCATTGCAGCCAGTATTTTATTTTCAACGGCCATTGCATATCTATTGAGCACTCCTGCTTACTCCCTCGATCATATAGAAAAAATCAATTTATTTTTAGAGACCATCTGCAGAAGTATTCGTGGCATAGAAACGAAGGTCTATCCCATTGGCAAAAATGGAGAGATTACAAACCTCTATATCGCTATGAATAAAACCCTTCGAGGATGGGTGGAAAATGATTTATCCATTGATGAAGTGCGAGAACGTTGGGGGAATGGTTCCAATATATTGGAGGTACTTCCTTTGGCGATCTATATTTTCATCAAAGGGAGTAGTGATTACGAAAAAACATTGAAGGAATGCTTATCCATCAGAGAAAATGATACCATGGTGATTTTGACGTTAGCCCTATTAGGAGCATACTTAGGTTTTAATAATATCCCGAAAGGGTATACAAATAAATTAGAGGTAGGAAAAGAGCTTTCTGTGTTGGCCAATCGATTGTTTGAGCTGTCCTTAAAGAACAAGAACAATAATCCCTATAGAAGAATGATTTATAAAGAAGAGATTGAAAGATCACAGGATGAGCTGGATAAGTTGCTTTGGTTGGGGATTAAATGCAACAAAGAAGAAAAATATGAAATGTCCATCCATTATTTTGAAGAATTGATGGTTAAAAGTCCAGACGTTAAAAAGAACGAGCGGATTAAATCTCATATCATCGAAGCCTACGAAGGCTTGGGAAACAATTGCTTAGAGAACGAAGCCTATGAAGAAGCCTTGAGATGCTTTAAAAAAGCACTAATATACGATTTGAATAATCACACCATATTGTGCAGCATTGCAGTGGCTTATTTAAATATGAATCAGTTGCAAAAAGCAGAGAAGTATGCACGGCGAGCAGTTGAAATCACACCGGAATATGCTGTGGGTAGAGAACTGTTGAACGGGATTCAAAGCCTACTGAAATAA
- a CDS encoding ABC transporter ATP-binding protein: protein MVTVKIIEVIELKKQFPLNTPILEIEMARVCAVNGISFHIDEGETLGLVGESGSGKTTTGKLILKLIEPSSGKILFEGRDISNIHDREFRRMRRDIQVIFQNPYASLDPKMTIGDILTQPLSIHKIISPLEYKKECVRLLNMVGLSAKDAKKFSHEFSGGQRQRIGIARAIATKPKFIVCDEPVSALDVSIQSQILNLMMELKREFKLSYLFIAHGLNVIKHVSDRVAVMYLGKIVEIGPVDHVFSSPKHPYTKALMSASPIPDPDVKRERIRLKDEIPSPLNIPSGCSFHTRCQYCMDVCKYKEPQLSTENGHSVACHLFEVTLEHSQI, encoded by the coding sequence ATGGTCACTGTGAAGATAATTGAAGTAATAGAGCTAAAGAAACAGTTTCCACTAAATACGCCGATCCTTGAAATTGAAATGGCGAGGGTTTGTGCAGTGAATGGCATCAGCTTTCATATTGATGAAGGAGAAACCCTAGGGCTGGTTGGAGAATCTGGTAGTGGAAAAACTACAACGGGAAAGCTGATTTTGAAGCTGATAGAGCCTTCCTCTGGAAAGATATTATTTGAAGGAAGAGATATCAGCAATATTCATGACAGGGAGTTTCGAAGAATGAGAAGGGATATCCAGGTGATATTTCAAAACCCATACGCATCCCTAGACCCCAAAATGACCATTGGAGATATTTTGACGCAACCCTTAAGTATCCATAAAATCATCTCTCCACTGGAATATAAAAAAGAGTGTGTAAGACTATTGAATATGGTAGGATTATCTGCAAAGGATGCTAAAAAATTTTCACATGAATTTAGTGGGGGACAAAGGCAGCGAATTGGAATTGCTAGGGCTATTGCTACAAAGCCGAAATTTATCGTATGCGACGAGCCGGTGTCTGCTTTAGATGTATCCATTCAATCTCAAATATTAAATTTGATGATGGAATTGAAAAGGGAATTTAAGCTCTCTTACTTATTCATAGCCCATGGGCTCAATGTCATCAAGCACGTGAGCGACCGAGTTGCTGTGATGTACCTAGGAAAAATCGTAGAGATTGGTCCCGTAGACCACGTTTTTAGCTCTCCCAAGCATCCCTATACAAAGGCACTGATGTCCGCCTCCCCTATACCGGACCCCGATGTTAAAAGGGAACGAATACGATTAAAAGATGAAATACCCAGCCCACTGAACATACCCTCTGGTTGTTCCTTCCATACTCGATGTCAATACTGTATGGATGTATGTAAATATAAGGAACCGCAGTTATCCACTGAAAATGGACACAGCGTTGCCTGTCATTTGTTTGAGGTGACGCTGGAACATTCTCAAATTTAA